One genomic window of Prochlorococcus marinus str. NATL2A includes the following:
- the nusB gene encoding transcription antitermination factor NusB, which yields MQLKSISRELALLLLGQIKKKDINKLNIESLLSKAIESLTQHWREQLDSCASQLEKANQELLDSEFQVDAGLLIKSQNHLKTCLIDSENILNCLSESIELPRLLALVDQKEIRELALRRVDLVIEKQDEIDHKLDSVMEGWRLKRLPRIDSDILRLAWVDLIDFNTPMAVTCNEAVNLANRYSDEQGRRMINGVLRKLQNSALILNLK from the coding sequence ATGCAATTAAAATCAATTTCCAGAGAGTTAGCTCTTTTACTTTTAGGACAAATTAAAAAAAAAGATATTAATAAATTAAATATTGAAAGTTTACTTAGTAAAGCAATTGAATCTTTAACTCAACATTGGCGAGAACAATTAGATTCATGTGCATCGCAATTAGAAAAAGCCAATCAGGAATTATTGGATAGTGAATTTCAAGTAGATGCGGGATTGTTAATAAAATCTCAAAATCATTTGAAAACTTGTTTGATTGACTCAGAAAATATACTTAATTGCTTGTCTGAAAGTATCGAATTACCAAGATTACTAGCGTTAGTTGATCAAAAAGAAATACGTGAGTTAGCTCTTAGGCGTGTTGATTTAGTTATTGAAAAGCAAGATGAGATTGATCATAAGCTTGATAGCGTTATGGAAGGTTGGCGTTTAAAAAGGTTACCTAGAATTGATAGCGATATTTTGAGATTGGCATGGGTTGATTTAATAGATTTTAATACTCCTATGGCTGTTACTTGTAATGAAGCTGTAAATTTGGCTAATCGTTATAGCGATGAACAAGGACGAAGAATGATTAATGGAGTTTTAAGGAAACTTCAAAATTCTGCTTTGATACTAAACTTGAAATGA
- the ftsY gene encoding signal recognition particle-docking protein FtsY, whose product MKDDFSQDEKNFSKMNQTENSSFVNDDSLDWAKQAYLQLKQKQKEEKELCQKEIEEKEILKTKTNTNEDSKSNITVENSLQVSQETEVEDQPELGDFDDTFTWSAEVLAAQGKKIDQFSLDDIDWLSRLKQGLEKTRKGFVTDLLEKLGDDPLTPEVLDDLETLLLRADAGVSATDQILESLRTKLNEEVVEASEGLRFLKEQLVNVLEKPIKDSGADLLSPQKGCLNIWMLVGVNGVGKTTTLGKLASVAKRSGFSAMIAAADTFRAAAVQQVKVWGDRTGVEVIANESKNADPASIVFDAIGASKSKNIDLLLVDTAGRLQTKNNLMEELKKIRKIIDKLAPKANVESLLVLDSSQGQNGLRQALAFADSAELTGVILTKLDGSSKGGVAMAVASEAKLPVRFIGAGEKIRDLRPFNSFEFIEALLTVR is encoded by the coding sequence ATGAAAGACGATTTTTCTCAGGACGAAAAGAATTTTTCTAAGATGAATCAAACCGAGAATTCCTCATTTGTTAACGATGACTCTTTAGATTGGGCAAAACAAGCTTATTTGCAACTCAAACAAAAGCAAAAAGAGGAAAAAGAGTTATGTCAAAAAGAAATTGAAGAAAAAGAGATATTGAAAACTAAAACAAATACAAACGAGGATTCTAAATCAAATATTACAGTCGAAAATAGTCTGCAAGTTAGTCAAGAGACAGAAGTAGAAGATCAGCCTGAATTAGGAGATTTTGATGATACTTTTACATGGTCAGCGGAAGTTTTAGCTGCCCAAGGTAAAAAAATTGACCAATTTTCATTAGATGATATTGATTGGCTCAGCAGACTCAAGCAAGGGTTAGAAAAAACTCGTAAAGGCTTTGTTACTGATTTATTAGAAAAATTAGGAGACGATCCACTTACTCCTGAAGTTCTTGATGATTTAGAGACTCTTTTACTTAGAGCAGATGCGGGAGTTTCTGCTACTGATCAAATTTTAGAATCTCTAAGAACCAAGTTAAATGAGGAAGTTGTTGAAGCTTCAGAGGGCTTGCGTTTTTTAAAAGAACAATTAGTCAATGTTTTAGAAAAACCAATAAAAGATAGTGGTGCTGATTTGCTTTCTCCACAAAAAGGTTGTTTAAATATTTGGATGCTAGTAGGTGTTAATGGAGTTGGAAAAACGACGACTCTGGGTAAATTGGCAAGTGTTGCAAAAAGAAGTGGTTTTTCAGCAATGATTGCCGCTGCAGACACTTTTAGAGCTGCAGCTGTTCAACAAGTAAAGGTATGGGGAGACAGAACAGGGGTTGAAGTTATCGCAAATGAATCTAAGAATGCCGATCCAGCATCGATAGTATTTGATGCTATTGGTGCAAGCAAATCAAAAAATATAGACTTACTATTGGTAGATACTGCAGGAAGATTACAAACGAAAAATAATTTAATGGAGGAATTGAAAAAAATTAGAAAAATTATCGATAAACTTGCTCCTAAGGCAAACGTTGAATCTTTATTAGTTCTTGATTCTAGTCAAGGTCAAAATGGCCTAAGGCAGGCTCTAGCATTTGCTGATTCAGCAGAATTAACAGGTGTAATACTTACAAAACTTGATGGATCTTCTAAAGGAGGTGTTGCTATGGCTGTTGCATCAGAAGCAAAACTTCCTGTCAGATTTATCGGAGCTGGTGAGAAAATTAGAGACTTGCGACCATTTAATAGCTTTGAATTTATTGAGGCACTTTTAACTGTTAGATGA
- a CDS encoding PP2C family protein-serine/threonine phosphatase: MKENSPISEQQNQHPTNIFSSAASKSLSDLVHSLSQEQVVNQDLLLSLSFALRSFTNLQRFLELIPLLVTQLVGVKGSLLIPFQDNGSLWREQLQMVPIDEDQELFRKLFLLEKGKKTGFGMEGKNIEMLDCLVQRHLDSSNVIATSIVSRGRQRGRLYAFDKKEIVFGSNVHRKHIQIVADLAGVAIENDAIFQVIRNHEKVDRQISIGAEIQSQLLPDQCPVIEGVELAACCRPAFQVGGDYYDFMPTRSDLNETAKASGRWALVIGDVMGKGVPAGLLMTMLRGMLRAEVLTGLPPDSILHDLNQLALEDLTQSHRFVTLFYSDYDAKSRKLRFANAAHNPPLLWSSKTKSINRLDTPGLLIGLQPEAEYGCGEIFLQPGDVLLYYTDGVTEAPGISGERFDENRLITFLDKFAKEGLGAKQILNKLFERLDGFVGVSDHHLEDDASMVVLKVKESTVPELT; this comes from the coding sequence ATGAAAGAAAATTCTCCAATTTCAGAACAACAAAATCAACATCCTACTAATATCTTCTCAAGTGCTGCTTCCAAGTCTCTTAGCGATTTGGTTCATAGCCTTTCTCAAGAGCAAGTTGTTAATCAAGATTTATTACTTTCATTGAGCTTTGCTTTGCGAAGTTTTACTAATTTACAGCGTTTTCTTGAGCTTATTCCACTGCTTGTCACTCAATTAGTTGGCGTTAAAGGATCATTGTTAATTCCATTTCAAGATAATGGAAGCCTTTGGCGGGAACAGTTACAAATGGTCCCTATTGATGAAGATCAGGAACTCTTTAGAAAATTATTTCTTTTAGAGAAAGGGAAGAAAACGGGGTTTGGCATGGAGGGAAAAAATATTGAAATGTTAGATTGTTTAGTTCAAAGACATCTTGATTCTTCTAATGTAATTGCTACATCGATAGTTTCTCGAGGAAGGCAGCGAGGTCGATTATATGCGTTTGATAAAAAAGAGATTGTTTTTGGTAGTAATGTCCATCGAAAACATATTCAAATAGTTGCTGATCTTGCTGGAGTAGCGATAGAAAACGATGCAATTTTTCAGGTGATTCGTAATCATGAAAAAGTTGATAGACAAATAAGTATTGGTGCTGAAATCCAATCACAATTATTACCTGATCAATGTCCAGTAATTGAAGGAGTTGAATTGGCTGCTTGCTGTAGGCCCGCTTTTCAAGTAGGTGGCGATTATTACGATTTTATGCCCACTCGCTCAGATTTAAATGAAACAGCAAAAGCCAGTGGGCGTTGGGCTTTGGTGATTGGTGATGTTATGGGTAAAGGTGTTCCGGCTGGATTGTTGATGACTATGTTAAGAGGAATGCTTAGAGCGGAAGTTTTAACAGGACTACCCCCTGATTCCATTTTGCATGACCTGAATCAATTAGCTCTTGAAGATCTGACTCAATCACATAGGTTTGTAACTTTGTTTTATTCTGACTATGACGCTAAATCAAGAAAATTACGTTTTGCTAATGCAGCACATAATCCTCCTTTGCTTTGGAGCTCCAAGACAAAATCAATTAATAGATTAGATACCCCTGGTTTGTTAATAGGTCTTCAACCTGAAGCTGAATATGGATGTGGTGAGATATTTCTGCAGCCTGGTGATGTCCTTCTTTACTACACTGATGGAGTTACTGAGGCACCCGGGATATCAGGTGAACGTTTTGATGAAAATCGTTTAATAACTTTTTTAGATAAATTTGCTAAGGAAGGCTTGGGAGCCAAACAAATATTAAATAAACTTTTTGAAAGATTAGATGGTTTTGTAGGTGTTAGTGATCATCATCTTGAAGATGATGCGTCAATGGTGGTTTTAAAAGTCAAAGAATCAACGGTTCCTGAATTAACTTAG
- the argH gene encoding argininosuccinate lyase: MEKALSKTWSERFDKGLNPFIEKFNASIEFDICLLEEDLDGSIAHARMLGIQGIITKEEALRLENGLQQIRKEASDGLFHPVISDEDVHFAVEKKLIDLIGPVGKKLHTGRSRNDQVGTDLRLWLRKRIDEIDMDLVRLQKSLFLLAEENLYTLIPGYTHLQRAQPLSLAHHLLAYIEMAQRDRNRLKDVRKRVNISPLGAAALAGTSISISRKITSSELHFQGIYSNSLDAVSDRDFVVEFLGASSLIMAHLSRLSEEVILWASEEFAFIQLTDRCATGSSLMPQKKNPDVPELVRGKSGRVFGHLQAMLTMIKGLPLAYNKDFQEDKEAIFDSVKTVKNSLIAISILFEEGLIFRKERLNQAVSSDFSNATDVADYLVAKDIPFREAYQLVGRIVKTSLEEGILLKDIPLERWKTFHKFFEKDIYEKLLPSSVVESRLSAGGTGFERVQEQLLSWREKLFN; encoded by the coding sequence ATGGAAAAAGCATTGAGCAAAACTTGGAGTGAGAGATTTGATAAAGGACTTAATCCTTTTATAGAAAAATTTAATGCTTCTATCGAGTTTGATATTTGTTTATTAGAGGAAGATTTGGATGGATCAATTGCCCATGCACGTATGCTTGGAATTCAAGGGATTATTACCAAGGAAGAGGCGCTCAGATTAGAGAATGGTCTTCAACAGATTCGAAAAGAGGCTTCTGATGGTTTATTTCACCCTGTCATTTCAGATGAAGATGTGCATTTTGCAGTAGAAAAAAAATTAATAGATTTGATAGGCCCAGTAGGGAAAAAACTACATACTGGTCGTAGTCGTAATGATCAAGTTGGAACAGATCTGAGATTATGGCTAAGAAAGCGTATTGATGAAATTGATATGGATTTGGTACGTCTTCAGAAATCTCTTTTTTTATTAGCAGAGGAAAATTTGTATACGCTTATTCCTGGTTATACGCATTTACAAAGAGCCCAACCTTTGTCTCTGGCGCATCACTTGTTGGCATATATTGAGATGGCACAAAGAGATAGAAATAGATTAAAAGACGTAAGAAAACGAGTGAATATTTCTCCACTAGGAGCAGCTGCTTTAGCTGGCACATCGATTTCTATAAGTAGAAAGATTACTTCTTCAGAATTACACTTTCAAGGTATTTATTCTAATAGTTTAGATGCTGTAAGTGATAGAGACTTTGTTGTAGAATTTTTAGGAGCCTCGTCGTTAATTATGGCTCATTTAAGTAGATTATCTGAAGAAGTAATTTTGTGGGCATCTGAAGAATTTGCATTTATTCAATTAACCGACCGATGTGCTACTGGAAGTAGTCTTATGCCTCAAAAAAAGAATCCTGATGTACCAGAGCTTGTTCGAGGCAAGTCAGGAAGAGTATTTGGACATTTACAAGCTATGCTGACTATGATTAAAGGATTACCTTTAGCTTACAACAAAGATTTTCAAGAAGACAAAGAAGCTATCTTTGATAGCGTTAAAACAGTTAAGAATTCTTTGATTGCCATATCAATTTTGTTTGAAGAAGGTTTAATTTTTAGAAAAGAAAGACTTAATCAAGCTGTTTCCTCAGACTTTTCAAATGCCACTGATGTAGCTGATTATTTAGTGGCTAAGGACATACCTTTCCGAGAGGCTTATCAATTAGTTGGGCGAATTGTAAAAACTTCTTTGGAGGAGGGGATTTTATTAAAAGATATTCCTTTAGAAAGATGGAAAACATTTCATAAATTTTTTGAAAAAGATATTTATGAAAAGCTTTTGCCTTCGAGTGTGGTCGAGTCTCGTTTGAGTGCTGGTGGAACTGGATTTGAGAGAGTTCAAGAACAGCTTCTTTCTTGGCGAGAAAAATTATTTAATTAA
- a CDS encoding RNA recognition motif domain-containing protein gives MSIFVGNLPFRAEQEDVMELFSPFGEVSNCSLPLERDTGRKRGFAFVEMADEAVEASAIESLQGAELMGRPLRINKAEPRGSAPRRGGGGYGGGGQGGYGGGGQGGYGGGQGGYGGGQGGYGGGYGGGGQGGYGGGGQGGYGGGGQGGYGGGGQGGYGGGGQGGYGGGGQGGYGGGGQGGYGGGGQGGYGGQADQSAQDRPSGAKGWEDRSHGNASQDVNDFDQGRSRRRRGASPEGGADSTADYGGAES, from the coding sequence GTGAGTATTTTTGTCGGCAACTTGCCCTTCCGCGCTGAGCAGGAAGATGTCATGGAATTGTTTTCTCCCTTTGGGGAGGTGTCAAATTGTTCTTTACCTTTAGAACGAGATACAGGACGCAAAAGAGGTTTTGCTTTTGTTGAGATGGCTGATGAAGCAGTTGAAGCTTCAGCAATTGAATCTCTTCAAGGTGCTGAGCTCATGGGTCGTCCTTTAAGAATCAACAAAGCTGAACCTAGAGGGAGTGCTCCCAGAAGAGGCGGCGGCGGCTATGGCGGCGGCGGTCAAGGCGGCTACGGCGGTGGCGGTCAAGGCGGTTACGGTGGCGGCCAAGGCGGTTACGGCGGCGGCCAAGGCGGTTACGGCGGCGGCTATGGCGGCGGCGGTCAAGGCGGCTACGGCGGTGGCGGTCAAGGCGGCTATGGCGGTGGCGGTCAAGGCGGCTATGGCGGTGGCGGTCAAGGCGGCTACGGCGGTGGCGGTCAAGGCGGCTATGGCGGTGGCGGTCAAGGCGGCTACGGCGGTGGCGGTCAAGGCGGCTACGGTGGTGGCGGTCAAGGCGGCTACGGCGGTCAAGCTGATCAATCAGCTCAAGATAGACCTTCTGGAGCCAAAGGTTGGGAAGATCGTAGTCATGGCAATGCTTCTCAAGATGTAAATGACTTTGATCAAGGTCGTAGTAGAAGAAGAAGAGGTGCTTCGCCTGAAGGGGGAGCCGACTCTACTGCAGATTATGGCGGCGCAGAATCTTAA
- the dusA gene encoding tRNA dihydrouridine(20/20a) synthase DusA, producing the protein MISNSLKTNEIANYRLSIAPMMDCTDRHFRVLMRQITKKSLLYTEMIVAQALHYSKNRNKLLDFDEIEHPISIQLGGDNPKLLAEAAQMAEDWGYDEINLNIGCPSPKVKSGNFGACLMGKPNIVASCIEKMKKTCNIPITVKHRLGIDNLDSDDYLLKFVDTCSLAGADRFIVHARKAWLNGLNPKENRSIPPLQYERVQNLKNNRPELIIELNGGINTINDSIEALKVFDGAMVGRAAYSHPFLWTKIDSLIFGQKEKYLSRSKIIKKLIPFAQKHLENGGRLWQISRHILNLIENIPNAKILRQELSEKCQTQKADISILKKIAQQLEDAGQ; encoded by the coding sequence ATGATTTCCAATTCTTTAAAAACAAATGAAATAGCTAACTACAGATTAAGTATTGCTCCAATGATGGATTGCACAGATAGGCATTTTCGTGTCCTTATGCGCCAGATCACCAAAAAATCGCTTCTATACACTGAAATGATTGTGGCCCAAGCGCTCCATTACAGCAAAAACAGGAATAAATTATTAGATTTTGATGAGATTGAGCATCCTATTTCCATACAACTAGGAGGAGACAACCCGAAACTTTTAGCTGAAGCAGCTCAAATGGCTGAAGATTGGGGATATGACGAAATTAATTTAAATATTGGCTGCCCTAGTCCAAAAGTAAAATCTGGCAACTTTGGAGCTTGTCTAATGGGAAAACCAAATATAGTAGCCAGTTGCATAGAGAAAATGAAAAAAACATGCAATATCCCAATAACTGTCAAACACAGACTTGGTATTGATAATCTCGACAGTGATGATTATCTTCTCAAATTTGTTGATACTTGTTCACTTGCAGGAGCAGACAGATTCATCGTTCATGCAAGAAAAGCTTGGCTTAATGGATTAAATCCAAAAGAAAATCGTTCAATTCCACCTCTTCAATATGAAAGAGTTCAAAACTTAAAAAATAATAGGCCTGAGTTAATTATTGAGCTGAACGGTGGAATAAATACAATTAACGATTCTATTGAAGCTCTCAAAGTATTTGATGGAGCAATGGTAGGAAGAGCTGCATATTCTCATCCATTTCTTTGGACAAAAATTGATTCATTAATTTTTGGACAAAAAGAAAAATATTTATCAAGATCAAAAATAATTAAAAAGCTTATTCCTTTTGCTCAAAAGCATTTAGAAAATGGTGGACGTCTTTGGCAAATTTCAAGACATATTTTAAATCTGATAGAAAATATTCCTAATGCAAAAATATTGAGACAAGAATTAAGTGAAAAATGTCAAACTCAGAAAGCTGATATTTCTATTTTAAAAAAAATTGCCCAACAACTTGAAGATGCTGGGCAATAA
- the msrB gene encoding peptide-methionine (R)-S-oxide reductase MsrB: protein MFGLLNTLFGFTIKPKSAFASSKSMENYKTLTDTDWENRLPKDAFYVLRKEGTERPFSSPLNDEKRKGVFRCAGCGLALFSSTTKFDSGTGWPSFFDHLPDAIETKTDFKLIVPRTEYHCRRCGGHQGHVFNDGPRPTGKRYCNNGVALAFEVDS from the coding sequence ATGTTTGGACTCTTGAATACTCTTTTTGGTTTTACTATCAAACCAAAAAGCGCTTTTGCCTCCTCTAAATCTATGGAAAACTATAAAACTCTAACTGATACAGACTGGGAAAATCGTTTACCCAAAGATGCTTTTTACGTCTTACGAAAGGAAGGAACAGAGAGACCGTTTTCAAGTCCATTAAATGATGAAAAAAGGAAAGGAGTTTTTCGTTGTGCAGGATGCGGTCTTGCTTTATTTTCTTCAACAACAAAGTTTGACAGTGGAACAGGCTGGCCAAGTTTTTTTGATCATTTACCGGATGCAATAGAGACAAAAACAGACTTCAAATTAATTGTCCCTAGAACTGAATATCATTGTCGACGATGTGGTGGGCATCAAGGACATGTTTTTAATGATGGTCCAAGACCCACTGGTAAACGATATTGTAATAATGGCGTCGCTCTTGCATTCGAAGTTGATTCGTAA
- the grpE gene encoding nucleotide exchange factor GrpE — MNSDVSSSEHELSQDGSSQNNPSENSVSSPNSNESVNQVELSDNPEVEPQVKNDSVDTANEQSSTSCESNIKGSDTEARLQQLEKEHETLNSQYMRIAADFDNFRKRQTRDQDDLKIQLTCTTLSEILPIVDNFERARQQLNPEGEEAQALHRSYQGLYKQLVEVLKNLGVAPMRVVDQAFDPSLHEAVMREPSDEKAEDIVIEELQRGYHLNGRVLRHALVKVSMGPGPKVINEEIPDQSASNQELSESVDGSTKDEN, encoded by the coding sequence ATGAATTCAGACGTTTCCTCTTCCGAACATGAATTATCACAAGATGGTTCATCACAAAATAATCCCAGTGAAAATTCTGTAAGTTCTCCCAATAGTAATGAATCAGTTAATCAAGTTGAGCTTTCTGATAATCCCGAAGTAGAGCCTCAAGTGAAGAATGATTCAGTAGATACAGCAAACGAACAATCTTCAACTAGTTGTGAGTCAAATATTAAAGGTTCAGATACTGAAGCAAGATTACAGCAATTAGAAAAAGAGCATGAAACTTTAAACAGCCAATATATGAGAATAGCTGCTGACTTTGATAATTTCCGAAAGCGACAGACGCGTGATCAAGATGATCTAAAAATTCAACTTACTTGCACAACCCTTAGTGAAATACTTCCTATTGTTGATAATTTTGAAAGAGCAAGGCAGCAGTTGAATCCTGAGGGTGAAGAAGCTCAAGCATTACACCGAAGTTACCAAGGGCTTTACAAACAATTAGTTGAAGTTCTTAAGAATCTTGGCGTTGCTCCAATGCGAGTGGTTGATCAGGCTTTTGATCCGTCTTTGCATGAGGCAGTTATGAGAGAGCCCAGCGATGAAAAGGCTGAGGATATTGTGATTGAAGAATTACAACGGGGTTATCACCTTAACGGTCGTGTTTTAAGACATGCCTTGGTTAAAGTTTCTATGGGTCCAGGCCCGAAAGTCATTAATGAAGAGATTCCTGATCAGAGTGCTTCTAATCAAGAACTAAGTGAATCTGTAGATGGTTCAACTAAAGATGAGAATTAA
- the dnaJ gene encoding molecular chaperone DnaJ produces MADFYDLLGVSRDADADTLKRAYRQQARKYHPDVNKEAGAEDKFKEIGKAYEVLSDSQKRARYDQFGEAGIGGAAGMPDMGDMGGFADLFDTFFNGFGGASSAGGSRPQRRGPQQGDDLRYDLTIDFDKAIFGQEKEITVPHLETCDVCRGTGAKKGTGPVTCSTCSGAGQVRRATRTPFGSFTQVAECPTCGGTGQVIKDPCNACGGKGVKQVRKKLKINIPAGVDSGTRLRVSGEGNAGLKGGPSGDLYVFLKVKNHPNLKRDGLIILSEVNISYLQAILGDTIEIETVDGPTKLQIPAGTQPNSILNLENKGVPKLGNPVARGNHQVSVKIKLPTKLSDSERNLLEELAGHYSARGPQHHYHKSGLFSKLFGK; encoded by the coding sequence ATGGCTGATTTTTACGATCTATTGGGTGTCAGCAGAGATGCTGATGCTGACACTTTAAAAAGAGCTTATAGACAGCAAGCTCGGAAATATCACCCTGACGTCAACAAGGAAGCGGGTGCAGAGGATAAGTTCAAAGAAATAGGCAAAGCATATGAAGTTTTAAGCGACTCTCAAAAGCGAGCTCGTTACGACCAATTTGGAGAAGCTGGAATAGGTGGAGCTGCTGGCATGCCGGATATGGGAGACATGGGCGGCTTTGCAGATTTGTTTGATACCTTTTTTAATGGCTTTGGTGGTGCTAGTTCAGCTGGAGGTTCTCGCCCTCAAAGACGAGGACCACAACAAGGAGACGATTTACGTTACGACCTAACGATTGATTTTGATAAAGCTATTTTTGGACAAGAAAAAGAGATTACGGTCCCTCATTTAGAAACTTGTGATGTTTGCAGAGGCACTGGGGCTAAGAAAGGCACTGGTCCTGTTACTTGTTCTACATGTAGTGGTGCAGGTCAAGTAAGAAGAGCGACTCGTACACCTTTTGGAAGTTTTACTCAAGTAGCTGAATGTCCAACCTGTGGTGGTACTGGACAAGTGATTAAAGATCCTTGTAATGCTTGTGGAGGGAAAGGGGTTAAACAAGTAAGAAAAAAATTAAAAATTAATATTCCTGCTGGAGTTGATAGCGGAACACGATTAAGAGTCTCAGGAGAGGGTAATGCTGGATTAAAGGGTGGTCCATCGGGAGATCTATATGTTTTTTTAAAAGTTAAAAATCATCCTAATTTAAAGAGAGATGGATTGATAATTTTATCTGAAGTTAATATTAGTTACCTGCAGGCAATTTTAGGAGATACTATTGAAATAGAAACTGTAGATGGCCCTACTAAGTTGCAAATTCCAGCAGGAACCCAACCTAACTCTATTTTGAATTTAGAAAATAAAGGAGTGCCGAAACTAGGCAATCCAGTTGCTAGAGGTAATCATCAAGTCTCAGTAAAGATTAAATTACCTACAAAATTATCAGATTCTGAAAGAAATTTATTAGAAGAATTAGCTGGACATTACTCTGCACGTGGACCTCAACATCATTATCATAAAAGTGGCTTATTCAGTAAGTTATTTGGCAAATAA
- a CDS encoding sulfurtransferase TusA family protein: MEKNIFIDHYLNLSGLACPVNFVKCCLVLENLSSNQVLKVDLDIGEAETSVIDGLQEKGYKVKILNKDSKIVTLIVSSE; this comes from the coding sequence GTGGAAAAAAATATCTTCATTGATCATTATTTAAATTTGAGTGGCCTTGCTTGCCCAGTAAATTTTGTTAAATGTTGTCTGGTTTTAGAAAACTTATCGTCAAATCAAGTTTTAAAAGTTGACCTTGACATAGGCGAAGCTGAAACTAGTGTTATTGATGGTTTACAAGAGAAGGGTTATAAAGTAAAAATATTGAATAAAGATTCTAAAATAGTGACTTTGATAGTATCGAGTGAATAA
- the rsgA gene encoding ribosome small subunit-dependent GTPase A, translating into MNKNKSNKLKGIVVALKANFLIVEIDHKNFKDHSFDQFYGKIRLLCIRRSKLNYQGLFIDVGDIVCVESIDYKNKRAVVSDVEPRQSFLKRPAVANVTLVSICISADEPLFDMEQTSRFLLTAECANIEPLIILTKIDLITKNDLILYINKFKSWGYDCIPVSIHNSQGIDSLIERLRKTKLTVLAGPSGVGKTSLINHLIPTVSLPTSSVSKKLKRGTHTTRHVELFAIGNGSLLADTPGFNRPEIVCEPSDFAFLFPEFRTQLSNSQCKFRNCLHRDEPGCVIDKDLERYPFYRQNLEEMINSPLPYQAG; encoded by the coding sequence GTGAATAAAAATAAATCTAATAAATTAAAAGGTATTGTTGTTGCACTTAAGGCAAATTTTTTAATCGTAGAGATTGACCATAAAAATTTTAAAGATCATTCATTTGATCAATTTTACGGGAAAATTAGACTTTTATGTATACGAAGAAGTAAATTAAATTATCAAGGTTTATTTATAGATGTAGGTGATATAGTTTGTGTCGAGTCTATAGATTATAAAAACAAACGAGCTGTAGTTTCTGATGTAGAGCCTAGACAAAGTTTCTTAAAGCGTCCAGCAGTGGCAAATGTTACATTAGTTTCTATTTGCATCTCAGCTGACGAGCCTTTATTTGATATGGAGCAAACAAGCCGTTTTTTATTAACAGCTGAATGTGCAAATATAGAGCCATTGATAATTTTAACCAAAATAGATTTAATTACAAAGAATGATTTGATTTTATATATAAATAAATTTAAATCTTGGGGGTATGATTGTATACCAGTATCTATACATAATTCTCAGGGTATTGATTCATTAATAGAACGATTGCGAAAAACAAAATTAACTGTTCTTGCTGGTCCTTCTGGAGTAGGAAAGACAAGTTTAATTAATCATTTAATCCCAACTGTTTCACTACCTACTTCATCTGTTTCAAAAAAATTAAAGAGAGGTACACATACGACTAGGCATGTGGAACTTTTTGCTATTGGAAATGGATCACTTCTTGCTGATACGCCGGGGTTTAATCGTCCGGAAATAGTATGTGAGCCATCTGATTTTGCTTTTTTGTTCCCAGAGTTTCGAACTCAGTTAAGCAATTCACAATGCAAGTTCCGAAATTGTTTGCATAGAGATGAACCTGGTTGTGTAATTGATAAGGATCTTGAAAGATATCCTTTTTATCGTCAGAACCTTGAAGAAATGATTAATTCTCCTCTCCCATACCAGGCAGGTTAA
- a CDS encoding YbaB/EbfC family nucleoid-associated protein: protein MAGFGLPNFGQLTEAFKKAQQIQQNAQKLQEELEVMEIEGTNDDNRAKIWMSGNQKPLRVEIDPSLLSEGKAIIEEAILDAMKSAHEVSTSTMKERMEDLTGGFKLNLPGMGEEN, encoded by the coding sequence ATGGCTGGATTCGGACTACCAAATTTTGGACAACTCACTGAAGCTTTCAAAAAAGCACAACAAATTCAGCAAAATGCCCAAAAACTTCAAGAAGAGCTTGAGGTTATGGAGATAGAAGGAACAAATGATGACAATAGGGCAAAGATATGGATGTCAGGGAATCAAAAGCCTTTAAGAGTAGAAATTGACCCTTCTCTTCTTTCTGAAGGAAAAGCAATAATCGAAGAAGCCATACTAGATGCTATGAAATCTGCTCACGAAGTTTCAACTTCGACTATGAAAGAACGAATGGAAGATTTGACCGGCGGGTTCAAACTTAACCTGCCTGGTATGGGAGAGGAGAATTAA